Within Mytilus edulis chromosome 10, xbMytEdul2.2, whole genome shotgun sequence, the genomic segment CTACCAATTTATCATACTTTGCCTGTAAATGCCTTTTCGTTATTCAAAGATATTTAgctaactgcaaaaaaaaaataagtgaaattTTATGATGGAGTAATATAATtttttaaccaagagttccaaggtTGAAATCACCCTCTTTTTAAGAACTCATCACGGGTTGGTTGACTACAATGGAATATCCGTTGTACAGATTATAGCGGACATTTTCATAATGTCATGACTACAATCCCGTCCCCATTTTACAGAGTGTTACATACCGAATTGTTACTGATTAGCGGTGTATACAGACATGAGTTACACTCTCTCTCTTACATTCTCTCttacattttctttcattcaCTCACACTCTCTGTTACATTCTTTCACACTCTGACGCAATGAGTGAGAGCGAGTGTGCGAGATGGTGATCAAGGCCGTGAGAAATTGAGTGTGTTAAAGAGAGAGAGTGTGAGTGTGAGAGAGAATGAGTTTGAGAGAGAGATAGTGTGTGCGAGAAAGTGAGTGTGTAAGAGAGAATGAGTGTGACAGAGAGAAAGTGTGAGAGAGAGTGAGTGTGACTGTTAGAGAGAGAGAGTGCGTTTGTGAGACAGTAAATGTGTTGGGAGTGAATGAGAGTGAAGTATAGAGTGAGTGTAGGGCAGTGTGAACGTAGGAGAGTGTGAGTGTAGGTGACTGAGTGTAGTAGAGAGTGAGTATAGGAGACAGTAGGAAAGAAATcgacgaaaattggtatccaacgaatataaatgaatccacacgGTTCATGACAGCAATCGCAAACGCAGAGTTAATAAATGaacatttacttttgttttgtatataactTTTTGCATGCATCCCTAAATTTACTgccaaacaaaacaaagaaatgaCGGGATGCATGTGTGTATAAAAATTCCACGCAAGGCAAAATCTACAATCTGGTTTCTTTTTAGGTCTTTTTTTAACAGTTTCATTGATATTGCAATCGAAAAAATTATGAAACTACAAAACGATAATGCAGTTGCTACAATAAGACTGATGGTATAATTGTATTTGGAATTTCTCACACCCGGTTTCCTATTTCCGAACACAAGTTTATCCCGGGGTGTTCTCttaatttaattcattttctCTTCTCGTTTTTTCTTTCACAGATTGTgtacaaaataatatattatctTTCCATAACAATAAGAACAACAGATAAAACAACTCATCACGAAACTTGCTGTTATCCCAGCAAATAAATCCAGCATACAGTTTACTTATGTACCTAGTCTGCGTTGTGCATATCGGTTCAAATAGTTCCGGTTTCAAATGAAACTtttcaaaaccaataacaacaggAAATGGAGTGGATATCATTAATGACAATAAAATGGTTAAAATACAAATAGAATTGTGTTTGATATGAGTAGACTTCGGGTTGATCCATCTGGTTACCTTAAACTTGTAATTTGACGCTGAGCTAGCACCTAACAATATGCTGTAGAGACTTTTGTATCTGTCGTATGCAATAACCGTTAATATCAACCATGAAGCGAAGGATGTCGAATGACTTATATATCGAACAAGTTTACAAACAGCATTTGATGACATTGAACAACCGAGGTGAATAACTACTACAGAACTTGTTAAGTCAACAGCGGAGAGCCATATCATCAATATCCGGACATTCGACCGTTATTTCATATGTTTCACTCGTGTGTAAACCAGTATTGTTTGAGCATTCCCTATCGTTCCAATTAAGGACAAACATACCATCAATGTAAATTTTGGCCAGCGTCTTACAAATTCATTATATTCAATAACTTTTAAGAAAGGTGGACTGTTTGGTTGAAGTGTTGAAACGTACTTATAATGTGATGCCAAGTTTGTCAATGAATTCGACTTAGTGTCTTCTGTGTAATTTAAAAGTACGGCAACGTCCATCACAATAACCAGATAGTATATTCTGAAAAGTAATAAAGCCTTAGAATAAAAGACGTAAACGTAACCGTGTATTTAAGAAAGTAAAACTTCATTGAAGCAAAACACAAAGTAATTATTCCAGTTATATTTGGTAAGTAATAGTTAAAATTTCCCAAAACGTATACAGAAACATTTCAGAATAAGGCGAAAActaccagagggacattaaaactcatagaaaataaactgacaacgcattgACTGAATTTGGAAAAAAGATAGACAGAGAAACAAttgtacacaaaccacaacatagaaaactaaagaatgagcaacacgaacccccttCCTTTGCCCATTAATCTCTGGGAAAGATCTCAATTGTTATGGAatgataagcagatcctgctccacaagtgaCGTCCCTCATATAACTCATGTCTTTATTCACCGGTAATCAGTAACAATTCAGTATGTAACACTTTGTAAAATGGGGACGGGATTGTAGTCATGACATTAGGAaaatatccgctatcatctgtaaaacggataTTCCATTGTAGTCAACCAACCCGTAATGAGTTCTAAAGACTTAAAAAgaagatgatttcaacttcttcaccttggaactcttggttaaagaATTATATTTCTCcatcataaaatttaatatattttttttacggtTAGCTAAATAACGAAAATGCATTAACAGGTAAAGTATGATAAATTGGTAGTGGCTAGTTTGCACTGACATTGCCAGTTTTTTCttcaacttatgagttttgaTATCCCTTTGACTAAGAAGTTAAGAGTTAATGAGATCTTACATTAATTCTCTGAAGATATATCCTGTTACAAAATAGAAGATTTTGTATTAGAGATAATATTGAGATGTTTGGATCATCATATGTGTCAAAGGAACTCAAAAATGCAAATAGACACAGCAcgttagcaaaaatgaaagacaagaatacaaaaattatcatagaataaTATCACTAtggtgggatgtataagtacagagccacgtcaaatggatattatcaaaaaaaagactaaacagtaaaagtaatatttataatgTCAGCTTAATTGGATagtaacatacatgtattgtattcaatcccgctgcaaatgttttcacctgtcctaagtcaggaatctgatgtacagtagttgtcgttttttatgtaatttatgtgtattcctcgtttctcgttttttatatatattacaccgttggttttcccgtctGAATGGTTTTtaactagtaattttttgggcttGTTGTTCGacgtgagccaaggctccatgttgaaggtcgtacattgacctataatggtttactttttaaaaattgttatttggatggagagttgtctcattggcactcataccacatctttctatatctattgtaCCTTATATGTCCTCCAGACTAATTGGGATTTAGGACCAAGATTGAAATCATGCACGATGTACTAGTAtattgacagttgttatccattcgtctgatgtgttcgagcttttgagtttgccatttgattagggactgtccattttgaattttcataggctttcggtatttttgtgattttactttttacttcaaAATTGTTCATGTACATGCAAATCTTAGAACAAAGAAGAATGACGGAAGGGCAGATGGATTAACAGACATTAGGATATCACAGACTATAAGTCTCAATGCACTCTATTTTTGTTGGTAGGGCATTAATAAATTGAATTttatggtggttttttttatgcATGTCATTTTGGTGATCTCTTTAAAGAAAGGATACAAACAGTCTTGATTTCTTAGGAATGAAAACTAAAAGACTGAGAATTTGATACCAAAATAGTTAATTGCTGATATATCAAACttgcagaataaaaacaaatcttaaaattATTGGGCTCTTATCTCATGTTTTCATTACACGAACACTTTCGGATCATTTTATGTGGTAAAGTTGCCGTTgcttttttttagatattcaaactcataaatcgaaaacaaactgacaacattTTTTACTCTATCAAACTTATAAATTCAATAGAGTGATAAACTATTCATATACAAATGCAATAAACATATCAACGAGTTCCTTCCCAAAAGCTAGATTGCAAgaatcagaaataaaaaaacaccTCAAATTGCATTAtacctttatttaaataaaatgattcAATGTAATGTGTTGGGTGCGCTCTTACCTAATGAAGGGAACTGAAGGTTAGAGCACCAGACCTTCCACAATTCTGGTAGGCAGTGGTGTTCTCGCCAATGGACTGTTATAATTTACTTAAAATTTACGGCGCCGACGGAAGAGAACCCGTTACTGCTTTAGCTGTGCACCTCTACAAGGTGTAATTTCTTCTGATTTGGAAGAAATTATTTACGAATGGATCTCTTCTTATCTtcattcattttctctattctttaaaatTGTCTTTCAATCCTCATTTTTTCTCTCACTGTCTATATTGCACACACTCTCTTACTTTCTCTCATACGCACTTTCTCTCACACACTCTTACTTTCTCTCTCACACTCTTTCTTACTTTTTCTCACACACTTTTTCTTACTTTCTCTCACTCTCTCACAGTGTTTGTGTCTGTGACATATGTGTGGGAGAGAGAGTGTGGGGGGAGTGTATATGTGTGGGAGAGAGTGTATGTGTGTTGGAGAGACTGTGTGTGGGAGTGTGTGTGTTGTGTGTGGGGAGAGGAGAGCGAGTGTAAAGGGAAAGGGAGAGAAAGAGAGGGTATGTGAGACAGTGAGTTCGTGAATGTGTGAGATTGTGAGTGTGGGTGTGTCTGAGACACTGACTATGTGTGTGTGAGAGTGTAGGACATAGTGAATGAAGGAGAGAGTGAGTGTAGGCGACAGACAGTAGTAAAGACGGAGTGTGTGAGAGTGAGAGAAGGAAAGAGAGAGTAGGAGAGACAGAGGCTGTGTGTTAGATTAAGTGAGCTTTTGATGACATTTTTTAGTCTTTTTCGTTTATTGGcataatcttaaaaaaaataaagaggcATTTCAAACACCAGAAAAGATCTTCGATTCATTGACATATGCCCAAATCGTCAATCGATTTCTTTCTGAAATGTTATttagacattttgttttaaatactagTTTATAGGATATAGAGAAACAGGCTGTAAAAGGCAAAACAAGtgggaaaataaacaaaatactattgaaaataaaattaaaacctGAAAGAAGTTGCTCTAGACCCTGAACGactgttttattcatttattgcgAGTTTTTATTGGGTTTAACAAAAACCTGTATTACAAAGATTGAAAACAGCTGAGAAGGTCCTTTACATGTACTTTCGATATTTACATTTTGACGAAAACTGTCTGTATCATAATAGTGAATAGAAAGAAACTGTACTCGCAAACATCAGATTATGAAATAACGTTCATCAGGTACATCTTACAACGTTAGGAAGACAGATTAGTTAAACTTTGGTTAACCCTATTATACTACATTCAGAGGTAGACAGGATCGGCAAATCGTTGTTATGCCTTACCTGCgttagtaaaggggcattatgttttctggtctttgcgtCTGTGTGTCCAAGAACTTAACAACATTTAAGTTAGCGAAAAGCTTGTTCGACATTAACTCGCTATATTTGATAACGGTATACATATATGAATGTGATaatttaaaagaggggcgaaagataccggagtgacattcaaactcaccaatcaaacaaaaaaactggTAAAACCATGGctagaaaataaaaagacaaacaaactaACAATAGTACATGAAACACAacttagaaaattaaagactacgTAACACGTACCCAACCAAAACAttgggtgatctcatgtgcttcgGAAGGGCAAGCATATCCTGTTTTTCATATGGCAATCTCGTgatgctcatgttagtacaaacccgatAATAAATTTATTCGGTAAaaacattcgtgaaaagggaacgggatcgTAGTTGCGACTTGAGAAACATATCCACTATCATTTTTGGAACGGACATTCCATTACGGTCAATCAACTAATGACGGCGTCCGtcaaatttacgaaggaatgatttcaacttgaccttttggaacttttggattaatAACATCCTTATGAGGTTTTATCAAGATTCTATAGTTAAAACATTTATATGCAGAATAGTGTAGTTTTCGTTGATAAATGTTTTGAAGAGATGTTTTAGAGATGTTTTATTACACTGTTTGTTTCTATATGTTATTCTATTTCTAATTATACTGAAAATCTTAATTTAGATTTGCAAAATAGCAAATCTTTGTATAAATCACTATATTGCTGGAGTCTATAAAATAACTTTAAGGTGCCGGCATAATAGACACTGccaaaaagaaaaaccaacaacTGACACAAATGAACCATGTGGAGGCAGTGTTTGATATTAACTATATCacgagatgtgatatgattgtcgaTGAGACAACCAGCATCAAAAGTTAAAAGGATTGTTCGATTCAACAGATCATGACTTATGGTATTTggcatatcaaaattaaaaaacacatgTTGTTTCTGATCAATATTTCTGAGCGGCAAGTCGACAAAAAGAAAAGCACGTTTTGTTCCCATATGGTGTCAATATAAATCAGGCTTTTTGACTATGTAATTCTctgacagattttttttctcacaaagtatgatttattttttccttACACGAGGTATTAGTATCTACGTTAGCTATTCGTTTTATTGAAGTTATTTCATGTAGTACCCATGCAAttgttatatcaataaaattataaaatatatgattagGTCGTGGCTGCTCTTGTTGTATTGTGAATGAGTATAAATGAActatacaaagaaagacaactgtATCAGATACATTTACTGAAAAGGGAGTTTATTCAAAAGTTCAACAGTTATTTAAAGTTATAGAAAATAAAGTTCTCCCATTCAGCTGAACTCTGTGTTATAATTACTGGATAAACTGTGCCTGTTCTTCTGCTAAGTTATCTTTTTGTTGATGCGACATGGTAGATTGTCTGAAAGAAaccaaaatgttttgttaaataagCATAAAAAACGTCCATGAAATAAGATGTATTCATATCAAAATGAGTTGATATGTTACGATTGACATAATTATGCTTATACACAGAGGTAGTTTTGTCAGTTATTTTCTTCCTAAACTGGACTAAAGTAGGCAATAAAAAACATAagtcataaatttttttttaagtcctAGTGTAATATAGATCCAACGCAGGAATGCAGAAAAAAATATCGCGTCGATTAAAACTAGCAGTATTTAAAAATTTTACCAATCTGAACTAAGAGAttgaaaattttacaaacatttatacataaataataattaatatgaGAGGCTAATTTACACTAATAGAGACCGCATCGATAAGGTAAATCCGGATTTAAAGCTATAAAGGACATTTTAGGGGAACCAAAAATTGCCAAGGTCACACCGGAAAGTTAAGTTTATCTGatttaaattatttctttaaagTTACAGAAACATTTTTGGAGAACACGGAATTGTTAAGGTGACATCAGAAAGGTTAATTTATCTGatttaaattatttctttaaagCTACAAAGGACATTTCTGGAGAACCAGGAATTGTCAAGGCCACATCGGAAAGGTTAATTTATCTGATTTTAACTATTTCTTTAAAGCAACTGGGGACATTTTTAAAGAACCAGAAATGGACAAGGTCACATAAGAAAAGTAAATTTATCTGATCTGAATTATTTCTTTAAAGCTACAAAGGACATTTTTGGAGAGTCAAGAATTGTCAAAActtacttttttatttgttttatgtctATCTTTGTTACAGATTCATTGACACAACGATAGCATTTACATAAGCAGAAGGGTCCACGTTGAGCAGCAAAGTAAGCACCGCATCCTCTTCCAAAACATTTCAATCTACAACGGGTTCTACAGCTTGCATCTGCTTCTTGGACTAAAACAAAACATTgtagataaataaaattgttgtAATTCTAATTCCAATTACCtcttcaaagaaaaacattcatcATACTTGTGCCAGGAAATGAATTATCGTTCCTTTAAATTATCTTATGAGCTGTCTTTCTCATTTAAATCAACCAAGAATGTGATGAAGAACTTTTAACAATATGTATCAACAATGTATTTCACAAAAGTATCGAAGGAATTGctgacccttccggagcacctccTTTCACTGCTATTACTTTTGGCTAGGTTCATGTAGCGTCTGTATAGCGTTATGAAAACTGTTGTTCGTATTTTGGCTAGGTTCATGTTGCATTATTTGTACCGTCTGTGTAGCGTTATGAAAACTGTTTTTCGTATTTTGGCTAGGTTCTTGTTGCATTATTTGCACCGTCTGTGTAGCGTTATGAACACTGTTTTTCGTAATTTGGCTAGGTTAATGTTGCATTATTTGTAGGTCTGTGTAACGTTATGAACACTTTTGTTCGTATTTTGGCTAGGTTCATGTTGCATTATTTATACTGTCTGTGTAGCGTTATGAACACTGTTTTCGTATTTTGGCTAGGTTCATGTTGCATTATTTGTAGCGTCTTTGTAGCGTTATGAACACTGTTGTtcgtatttttgtctttttcagcCGTAGTGTTGTCCCACTTTCTTCGACAAGAGTATCTTTTTTATTGCGCCCATAATATTTTCTTAGGGGCACAGGTAGCAGATAGAGTGGTTTTATAAGTCGAAAaatgtatcactagcctgtcaacatcgatgttgtgagtttgaatcccCCACATGTCCGGTGCACTCGGCTCCAATCCTAATTGACAAGGATTGTTAGTTTTATAACTGAAGGTCGCTGGTTCTTTTCCGTCACTCATACTTCTTCCACAGTTACACACTGATAGCCACAAAATATCACAATAGTGCTGAAGTGACGTTAAACCCCAGTCAATCTTCATTTTGATCGTTATTGATTTAAAAGTGATTTAGATAAGATTtacttttatttacataaaaacatgATTGAAATTCTTTCTCATAATTAAGTTTGTATTGGAAATACTAAAAGTTTTTCTTTTCAGAAAATTTGACTTGTTACacttatttattaatattacttttactgttgaatggtttttatgtgatatccgtttgacgtggctcggtacttatacacctcgtcaatgtgtttgtattgtctttcattttttggtggcgtgttttgtatatgcgaatttttgtatttctttggttcttataacgtgactctgtactttaaaagatcccgtcagtatgatattgttctattttatgtcattatgatatatttctattatgaattacaaaatacgttgaaccctaaacgtcaaaatcattcaatcgcgtagtggaattaactatttgtggattcttataaattctatatataacttttggactattttcaatctcggtctatttttgaaatttattcttacatacttttgatttttaaccctatatgctaacattgcctaatagtatgtaaattttaaaattgtttgtatgcacattgaacgacaaatctatgtgacgtataaaattttctgacgtcagacacacaaatcaatgaatgtgtttgtagatagatgtttttgtgttctgttaaattgttccttttaaaattgttatacgatgatgactgatgtacccatattttgactattttatttattgtgtctgtttagttaacgcatcaatgtaaatataacggaatttgacgagactgtcattaaagtgagagggttaacgctataaaaccaggtttaatccaccattttctacatttgaaaatgcctgtgttatatagccattcttcccccatgccagTTTTTCCCCCGGGGAAAAGACTGGCATGAGCCAATGTTTCCCCCGGGGAGATTTTGGATCATTGTCATTCTTCCCCTGCGGAAAGTTGACAATACGTATACATATAGTAACTTTTCCCCCATGCCAATCTTTCCCCCCATGATATAGatttcaatatatgtatatgcatGTCTGGAAATTAAACCGAACAGTGTTAGAATTATATTTAGTTGTATACAAATTTGTTGTTCATTCAAATTTACACAAGTCTGTCTACGATTTTATCAGTCTGCCAATCTGTCTGTCTATATGTCCACAAGTCTGTCTACATATTCATcagtctgtttacatgtttaccattcTGTCTTTGTCCCCTAGTCCGACTAGACTACATTTTTACTAGCTTTGAAATACCTTTCAGTGTAAAAAGCGAATACTTTTTACTTTCATTTCggtgctttgtgtctattgtttttatgtaagtgattatggTGCACCGTACTAACATTTTAGTGATGTCAATTGCCgatgatattttacagtttttcttGCGGTTGGAGGAGGGTTGAGTTTAAggccgccacattatttatgtgttattCCAAAGCCAGGAACATGTGACAGTGATTGTTGTCGTTTCATGTCGGTCatgtttttttcgtaaattattttcttataaataagtccgttagttttgtttcaattttttcacaattttatggTCGGGGCATTTTAGCCGACTATGATTTATGATGGTTTCTCATTGTGAAATGCCGTACGGTACCAGCGGCCTTTAATTACTTACTACCACGTCGAATTTGTATCATGAGTGCTGGAAAGTGTTCGACCCTATGCATCTGTAGGGCaggttggattttttttgtagatcttgtacagctcaaactataCTGTGGTTAGACCTTGTACTTCTACGTCTCCCGTGCTGGCTAGAGAGGGTGTTCATATCTTCTCTGGGTTGGATTAAGTTTCATccgtatcggacttcttctcCTGAATTAAAGCTTTAAGTCGACGAGTATGCatcgaaggacgcctccgggtgcgggaatttctcgctacattgaatacctgttggtgaccctctgctgttgtttt encodes:
- the LOC139491290 gene encoding uncharacterized protein, with protein sequence MANTIKLNFRIIVRFNMKTAIIHVILVISLYVLFAVQEADASCRTRCRLKCFGRGCGAYFAAQRGPFCLCKCYRCVNESVTKIDIKQIKKQSTMSHQQKDNLAEEQAQFIQ